In Carassius gibelio isolate Cgi1373 ecotype wild population from Czech Republic chromosome B4, carGib1.2-hapl.c, whole genome shotgun sequence, one DNA window encodes the following:
- the LOC127955988 gene encoding gastrula zinc finger protein XlCGF52.1-like, which produces MVIKMEFIKEEREDKKIEETFRVKREEDTEEQTKMVFIKEESEDMKIEDTFRVKHEDTEEQTKMEFFKEESEETFRVKHQDTEEQTDLKLQKKESQELNENEEEDQFEKPCDFITGKKSFNCSQTVKTQKRPQKTGNVSCFLCQQCGKSFNRFGDLKSHMRIHTGEKPYTCSQCGTSFTLRVTLRRHMRIHAGEKPYTCKLCGKSFTLKESLRRHMRIHTGEKPFTCHECGICVTLKETLRRHMKIHTGEKPYTCKLCGKSFIRKSGLNNHLKIHSAEKPYTCSECERSFTHKKKLDVHMRIHTGEKPFTCKLCGKNFTRKTSVKNHMRIHTGEKPYTCSQCGKSFTCKQHLDVHLRIHTGEKPFTCQQCGKSFNEQANLNAHMRLHTGESPFTCKQCGKSYNKKGSLKKHMMIHTG; this is translated from the exons ATGGttataaagatggagtttattaaagaagagagagaagacaagaaaattgaagaaacattcagagttAAACGTgaagaagatactgaggaacaaacaaagatggtgtttattaaagaagagagtgaagacatgaagattgaagacacattcagagtcaaacatgaagatactgaggagcaaacaaagatggagttttttaaagaggagagtgaagaaacattcagagtaAAACAtcaagatactgaggaacaaacag aCTTGAAATTACAGAAAAAGGAAAGTCAAGAACTCAATGAAAATGAAGAGGAAGATCAGTTTGAGAAACCATGTGATTTCATAACTggaaaaaaatcttttaattgCTCTCAGACTGTAAAGACACAAAAAAGACCTCAAAAGACAGGAAATGTAAGTTGTTTCctctgccaacagtgtggaaagagtttcaataGGTTTGGAGACCTTAAatcccacatgagaattcacactggagaaaagccttacaCATGCTCTCAATGTGGAACAAGTTTTACTCTGAGAGTAACTCTTAGAAGGCACATGAGAATTCATGCTGGAGAAAAGCCTTACACATGTAAACTGTGTGGAAAGAGCTTTACTCTTAAGGAAAGTCTTAGAaggcacatgagaattcacaccggAGAAAAGCCGTTTACTTGCCATGAATGTGGAATATGTGTTACTCTTAAAGAAACTCTTAGAAGGCACATGAAAATTCACACCGGAGAAAAGCCTTACACCTGCAAACTATGTGGAAAGAGCTTTATTCGGAAATCAGGCCTTAACAATCACTTGAAAATTCATTCTGCAGAGAAGCCTTACACATGCTCTGAATGTGAAAGGAGTTTTACGCATAAGAAAAAACTTGATGTTCACAtgagaatccacactggagagaagcctttcacctgcaaactgtgtggaaagAACTTTACTCGAAAGACAAGTGTTAAAaaccacatgagaattcatacaGGAGAAAAGCCTTACACATGTtctcagtgtggaaaaagttttacATGTAAACAACATCTTGATGTCCACCTAagaattcatactggagagaaacctttcacctgccaacagtgtggaaagagtttcaatgAACAAGCAAACCTAAATGCTCACATGAGACTTCACACTGGAGAAAGCCCTTTCACCTGCAAACAGTGTGGGAAGAGCTACAATAAAAAAGGAAGCCTTAAAAAACACATGATGATTCACACTGGATAG